One genomic region from Cyanobacteriota bacterium encodes:
- a CDS encoding endonuclease/exonuclease/phosphatase family protein codes for MGRRIIQVLIVIGVSVLVGLLVLVGFFGWASSASYPRDRYAELVTFNNKAPAILSNEATIVTYNIGYLSGLTNNQAVQRDAELFTQNLQTVLTALSRVQPDIIGLQEIDIASRRSFGVNQVTALAEGLSLTMGAIAINWDKRYVPFPYFPPSAHFGRVVSGQAILSRYPIQTHERVVLESVPTHPFWYRAFYLDRLAQVSQIQLGNQPIVVINV; via the coding sequence ATGGGGAGACGCATCATTCAAGTGCTGATAGTGATTGGGGTTAGCGTATTAGTAGGGCTGCTAGTGCTGGTAGGCTTTTTTGGGTGGGCAAGTTCAGCAAGCTATCCCCGCGATCGCTATGCAGAGCTAGTGACCTTCAACAACAAGGCTCCTGCGATTCTCTCAAACGAGGCAACGATCGTTACCTATAACATCGGGTATTTGTCGGGTTTGACCAATAACCAAGCAGTGCAGCGGGATGCTGAGTTATTTACCCAGAACTTGCAGACAGTGTTAACGGCCCTGTCTAGGGTGCAACCAGACATTATCGGGTTGCAAGAGATTGATATTGCGTCCCGACGATCCTTTGGAGTTAACCAGGTGACTGCCTTAGCGGAAGGATTATCCCTAACTATGGGTGCGATCGCCATCAATTGGGACAAGCGCTACGTGCCATTTCCCTATTTTCCGCCTTCGGCGCACTTTGGGCGAGTGGTTTCTGGGCAAGCTATCCTTAGTCGTTATCCCATCCAAACCCATGAGCGGGTGGTGTTGGAATCAGTGCCGACCCACCCGTTTTGGTATCGGGCATTTTATCTAGACAGGCTGGCCCAGGTGAGCCAGATTCAGCTAGGGAATCAGCCTATTGTTGTGATCAATGTACA